GTCCGGTCCGGTTCAAGGACCATTTCCCGCTCGGTATTTGCCCGCACTCGTTTTCGCATCGCATCGTGAAATGCCGGGTCTTCCTCAAGCCAGGCTGACACCACATCCTCTTCCCCGTTCTCCATATCGCTTCCTGCCCAACGACCGAGCCAATCTGAGGCGGCATGGTTCATTTCCAAAAGCCGGTATTGCCGATCAAAAATGAGCACGCCTTCTTTCATGGCATCAAAAATCCGATCCTTCGCCACCGGCCAAATGACCAGCAGATTAAACCGGTAATAAAGAATAAAGAGCAGGATCGCCATAATCGAAAAACCGAAACCCATCTGGCCCGGAAGCGTCGCGGGTATAAGCGGTACCGCAATAATATTTAACAACGGGATCAGATAAGTAATAAACATCAGTAAATGCTGCGCGCGGTTTACAGGGGAATCCTGAATCAGATTCTGCAACATGATGCCGCCACTGATGACGGCAACCCCAATCGGATAGATGCTGAGAATGAATCCGAGCGTCGTCTGTTCGACCTGGATTTGCGTCAGTCCCCATAACGTCTGAATGCTGCTCTCTATTCTGAACAAACCGTGATACTCATCACTGAAGATCAGCCCCGTAAAAAACAGGCAAGGCACGGACAAAAGCGCCATCCACGCAACGGTTCTTACGGAATCATAACCCGAATATTCTCTCGCAAGCCCGAATAGTACAATCGGTGTGAAAAAGAGCGGAATTTGCTGCAGATTCCGTAACAGGAGCATCGCCCATTCTTCCGTCACAAAGAGCTCGAGTGCAACCAACATCAAAAGGACGCCGGCCAAGCTGAGAATCAGGCTCAAATAGTTGCGGCCATACGTCCTCGGAGGACGGATAAGCGGAATGATCAATCCAAGTGACAGAAGGCCAACCAGGAACAGATAATACGGATACGGATGCACCCACTGCATACGACTCAACACCTTTACGAGAGAGATGGCTTTGTTGCAAGATTCGAATCTTTCTGTCATTATACCTGATTTTTCAAAGCAGAACAGATGATTTACATAATATTTACCGGGTATTTTTAATTCAGTCATTCAGGCTGTACGCCTTCATTTATGTAAAAAAGCCTGCAGCACCAAGCGGTCACTGCAGACAACGGTCAAAAGTGCCAGCCTTTTTGCTGATACACTTTGATGGCTTCAATTCGATTATCCACCTCGAGTTTATCAAGGATCGTGGAGATATAGTTGCGTACCGTTCCATTCGTCAGAAACAGTGTCTCGGCAATCAGTTTCGTACTCATGCCTTCTGCCATCAGCTTCATCACTTCTTTTTCCCTCTCTGTGAGGGGATTCTCAGAGCGGTACACTTCATCAATCAGTTCCGGTGCAAAAATACGCCGTCCCTGCATGATTTGCCGAATCGCTTCTGCAAGCTCTTCACTCGGGCTGTCTTTAAGCATATAGCCGTCAACACCAACGGACATGGCTTTTTGGAAGTACCCCGAGCGCGCAAAGGTTGTCAGGATCAGGATCTTACAAGGATCATCCTTCAACAGTTCTGCAGCATCGAGTCCATTCATCTCCGGCATCTCAATATCCATGATGCAAATATCCGGCTTCTCTTTTTTCACCGCTTCAACGGCTTCTTTGCCATTGTTCACCGTACCGATGACGTCGATGTCATCTTCCAAGTCAAGAAGTGATGCCAATGCACCGAGAAGCATTTTCTGATCCTCAGCGATAAGCAGTCTCGTCATGCCCGTTGCCCCCCTCCTGGTTCAATTGAACAATCGGGATTGTCATCGTAAGCGCCGTCCCCTGTTCAGACACGATCTCAAGTGTTCCGTTTATGAACTGAAGACGCTCTTTGATCCCGGAAATACCCCCGCCATAGCGGAACTTTTCCATAGGCATCCCCTTACCGTCGTCCTCAATCCGAATGATCAGCTTTTCGTCATGTGTGGCAATCGAAATCCTGCACTCTGATGCCTGGCTGTGTTTGACGATGTTCGTCACTGCTTCTTTGACGCACATGCTGACGACATGATCAATCCTCGCCAGGTTTTCCGGCAACTCTCTTTCCCCGGAAACCGTCAGTCCTATTCCCGCTGCATCCAACAGCTGGGTGACGCGCTCCATTTCTTCTTTCAGCTTACTTCGCCTCATATCCGCCACCAGTTCCCGAAGTTCTTTTAACGCCGTTCTGGCGGTTTGCTGGACTTCTTTTATCTCGGCTTCGGCTTTATGGTGATCTTTCATGATCAGTTTACCTGCAAGATCACTTTTGATGCCAATCATCGACAGTTTTTGACCGAGGGTATCGTGCAGATCCCTTGAGATCCGCTCCCGCTCCTCGAGTTTAATCAAATCGGCAATCTTCTGATTTGCAAAGGCAAGCTCATCTTCAAGCTTCTCTTCCTTCAGCTTACTGTACGTATTCACCGGCAGTAAAATCACCGCAATCGTGCTGAGTAAAAGAAACGGCAGCTGAATCTGCAGAATCTCGAAAGTGATAAACGCATAGTAGCTCGTGATGACCTTCAGCGGGATCAGGATGGAATAGAAGGTGATAAAGGCCGGTTTCTTGGCCAGCTGACCGACAAAATAAGCGATCAGCAGATAAAAATACACATAGCCGAACAGAATCCCCATAATCGTTGAAATCCCGAGCTGAATCCCGAGACCGACATAGATCATCCAGCCTTTGGAAGAAAACGAGAGTACATAGCTGAGGAAGAAACCAAGAACGAGAAGAACGCCGGAAACCCCTTCCAATACGGCAGGGGTTTGAAAGATAAAATAGAAAGGAAGGATGGACAAAAACATCCAGATATACGGACTAAGTCCGGTCGTTTGCCTGAAGCGTTGCTG
This genomic window from [Bacillus] selenitireducens MLS10 contains:
- a CDS encoding response regulator transcription factor: MTRLLIAEDQKMLLGALASLLDLEDDIDVIGTVNNGKEAVEAVKKEKPDICIMDIEMPEMNGLDAAELLKDDPCKILILTTFARSGYFQKAMSVGVDGYMLKDSPSEELAEAIRQIMQGRRIFAPELIDEVYRSENPLTEREKEVMKLMAEGMSTKLIAETLFLTNGTVRNYISTILDKLEVDNRIEAIKVYQQKGWHF
- a CDS encoding sensor histidine kinase — its product is MGKFQQRFRQTTGLSPYIWMFLSILPFYFIFQTPAVLEGVSGVLLVLGFFLSYVLSFSSKGWMIYVGLGIQLGISTIMGILFGYVYFYLLIAYFVGQLAKKPAFITFYSILIPLKVITSYYAFITFEILQIQLPFLLLSTIAVILLPVNTYSKLKEEKLEDELAFANQKIADLIKLEERERISRDLHDTLGQKLSMIGIKSDLAGKLIMKDHHKAEAEIKEVQQTARTALKELRELVADMRRSKLKEEMERVTQLLDAAGIGLTVSGERELPENLARIDHVVSMCVKEAVTNIVKHSQASECRISIATHDEKLIIRIEDDGKGMPMEKFRYGGGISGIKERLQFINGTLEIVSEQGTALTMTIPIVQLNQEGGNGHDETAYR
- a CDS encoding histidine kinase N-terminal 7TM domain-containing diguanylate cyclase — protein: MQWVHPYPYYLFLVGLLSLGLIIPLIRPPRTYGRNYLSLILSLAGVLLMLVALELFVTEEWAMLLLRNLQQIPLFFTPIVLFGLAREYSGYDSVRTVAWMALLSVPCLFFTGLIFSDEYHGLFRIESSIQTLWGLTQIQVEQTTLGFILSIYPIGVAVISGGIMLQNLIQDSPVNRAQHLLMFITYLIPLLNIIAVPLIPATLPGQMGFGFSIMAILLFILYYRFNLLVIWPVAKDRIFDAMKEGVLIFDRQYRLLEMNHAASDWLGRWAGSDMENGEEDVVSAWLEEDPAFHDAMRKRVRANTEREMVLEPDRTIMHLEVRSFPIARSRSGDEATLVIINDITAHKRYEDDLIRQATEDYLTGIANRRHFIDLYQKRHEQDHGSGSLLLLDLDHFKRVNDTYGHQTGDHVLRHFASLLESFFRDGFCGRIGGEEFGVYLPLTCDAAVEKARMFQDYLRDNPYVTTDKERIFTPVSTGVTEISADAPDFETVYRQADEAMYLAKENGRNQVVCHRDSCKQDNEQEDAK